CCTCAGCAATCATATCAGCAGCTCTAGGACCGCAGATATGCACGCCTAAAATTTCGTCTGTTTCCTTGTCAGCCAATACTTTTACCTGACCTTCGATATCCATACTTGCTCTTGCTCTTCCCAAAGCCTTGAATGGGAAAGATCCAGCTTTGTAAGCTTTACCCATTGACTTAAGTTGCTCTTCTGTATATCCTACAGCAGCTACTTCAGGCCAAGTGTAAACAACACCAGGGATCAAGTTGTAGTTGATATGAGGCTTTTGACCAGCGATAGTTTCAGCCACAAAGGTTCCTTCTTCCTCAGCTTTGTGAGCCAACATCGCTCCTTTGATTACATCACCGATAGCGTAAATGTTAGGCTGAACTGTTTGAAGGTGCTCGTTCACTTCGATTCTTCCTCTTTCATCAAGCTTGATGCCTGTATTTTCAAGGCCAAGGCCTTCTGTATAAGGCTTTCTTCCGATAGAAACCAAACAGTAATCACCTCTTAACTCTACTTCTTTATTTTTCTTGATATCTTCAGCTTTCAACACGACTTCATCTCCGTCTCTCTCTACTGAAGTTACTTTAGTATTCATTTGGAATTTGAATCCAAGCTTCTTCAACGAACGAGTAAGTTCTTTGCCCATAGCTTTATCCATAGTAGGGATAATGCTATCCATATACTCTACCACAGTCACTTTAGCTCCAAGACGCGCATAAACAGAACCAAGCTCGACACCAATCACACCTCCACCAATTACAATCAAATGCTTAGGCACTTCCTTAAGCTCAAGAGCTTCAGTCGAAGTAATTACACGCTCTTTATCCAGCTTGATGAACGGCAAGCTAGCAGGCTTTGAACCTGTCGCGATAATCGTTTTCTCAGAATTTATTTCTTGTGTTTTGCCTTCAGCGTCAGTGATCTTGATCGTCTTAGGATTCACAAAAGAACCAACACCAGTGAAAACATCAATTTTATTTTTCTTCATCAAGAAATCGATGCCTCCGCAAGTCTGATCAACAACTTCTCTTTTGCGATTGATCATTTGCTCCAAGTTCACCTTTACACCATCGATATCGATACCGTGCTTCGCAAATGTTTTCTCCGCATTATGGAAATGCTCTGAAGAATCCAATAGCGCTTTTGAAGGGATACAACCAACATTAAGACAAGTTCCTCCCAATGTGTTG
The Aureibacter tunicatorum DNA segment above includes these coding regions:
- the lpdA gene encoding dihydrolipoyl dehydrogenase, with product MSYDVTVIGSGPGGYVAAIRCAQLGMKTALIEKYNTLGGTCLNVGCIPSKALLDSSEHFHNAEKTFAKHGIDIDGVKVNLEQMINRKREVVDQTCGGIDFLMKKNKIDVFTGVGSFVNPKTIKITDAEGKTQEINSEKTIIATGSKPASLPFIKLDKERVITSTEALELKEVPKHLIVIGGGVIGVELGSVYARLGAKVTVVEYMDSIIPTMDKAMGKELTRSLKKLGFKFQMNTKVTSVERDGDEVVLKAEDIKKNKEVELRGDYCLVSIGRKPYTEGLGLENTGIKLDERGRIEVNEHLQTVQPNIYAIGDVIKGAMLAHKAEEEGTFVAETIAGQKPHINYNLIPGVVYTWPEVAAVGYTEEQLKSMGKAYKAGSFPFKALGRARASMDIEGQVKVLADKETDEILGVHICGPRAADMIAEAVVAMEFRASAEDITRMSHAHPTFTEAIKEACLDATDKRPIHM